From one Candidatus Dormiibacterota bacterium genomic stretch:
- the fae gene encoding formaldehyde-activating enzyme, producing the protein MKDILIGESLIGDGNEVAHIDLLIGPKNGPVGTAFANALVNQNQGHTALLAVLEPNLLTKPATMMMNKVTIKGANQAVLMFGPAQAAVAKAVADSVADNIIPQAEAENLVVIVGVFIHWEASDKKKIYDFNYRATKESIARAMKGEPAVKAVLAGKDKAKHPFA; encoded by the coding sequence ATGAAGGACATCCTGATCGGTGAATCGCTGATCGGCGACGGCAACGAAGTCGCCCACATCGATCTGCTGATCGGGCCGAAGAACGGCCCGGTCGGCACGGCCTTCGCCAACGCCCTCGTCAACCAGAACCAGGGACACACGGCCCTCCTGGCGGTCCTGGAGCCGAACCTGCTCACGAAGCCCGCGACGATGATGATGAACAAGGTCACCATCAAGGGGGCGAACCAGGCGGTGCTGATGTTCGGCCCGGCGCAGGCCGCGGTCGCCAAGGCGGTCGCCGACTCGGTGGCGGACAACATCATCCCGCAGGCCGAGGCGGAAAACCTGGTGGTCATCGTCGGCGTCTTCATCCACTGGGAGGCCTCCGACAAGAAGAAGATCTACGACTTCAACTACCGGGCCACCAAGGAGTCGATCGCCCGCGCCATGAAGGGGGAGCCCGCCGTCAAGGCGGTCCTCGCGGGGAAGGACAAGGCCAAGCACCCGTTCGCCTGA
- a CDS encoding methylene-tetrahydromethanopterin dehydrogenase N-terminal domain-containing protein — protein sequence MERKRLLYLVSSDPRVSPFDINMAYDAGFDAVVPYPSVDVGMVPGLVQDIMFSRGAKGARFSSVFFSGSSLAASEAMLKAARASLFPPFLLGLMIDPKGAYTTAAALVARVAGLARTRGPGELPGVRVVVLAGTGGVGRAAAALLARAGATVILTSRGRESASAAAHEIGELFGAAVEPRAAPAEADRAALAAESDIVLATGAAGVPLLSRKTIETLKGPKVLADVNAVPPHGLDGVRPQDDGVEVAPRVLAIGAMTVGETKFKVESTLLKDLLTAEGPPVIDLEAARRRAIDLLAST from the coding sequence ATGGAGAGAAAGCGCCTCCTGTACCTCGTCTCGTCGGATCCGCGCGTCAGTCCGTTCGACATCAACATGGCCTACGACGCCGGCTTCGACGCGGTCGTTCCCTACCCCTCCGTCGACGTCGGGATGGTGCCCGGTCTCGTGCAGGACATCATGTTCTCGCGCGGGGCCAAGGGGGCGCGCTTCTCGTCCGTCTTCTTCTCCGGCTCGAGCCTGGCCGCCTCGGAGGCGATGCTCAAGGCGGCGCGAGCGAGCCTGTTCCCGCCGTTTCTTCTGGGGCTCATGATCGATCCGAAGGGCGCCTACACGACGGCGGCGGCGCTCGTGGCCCGCGTCGCCGGGCTCGCCAGGACGCGCGGTCCGGGCGAACTCCCGGGCGTCAGGGTCGTGGTGCTCGCCGGCACGGGCGGCGTCGGCCGCGCCGCCGCGGCGCTGCTCGCCCGCGCAGGCGCCACGGTCATTCTCACGTCGAGGGGCCGGGAATCGGCGTCGGCCGCGGCGCACGAGATCGGCGAGCTGTTCGGTGCCGCGGTCGAGCCGCGCGCGGCACCGGCCGAGGCCGACCGGGCGGCCCTGGCGGCGGAGTCGGACATCGTCCTCGCGACCGGCGCCGCCGGCGTGCCGCTTCTTTCGAGGAAGACGATCGAGACGCTCAAGGGTCCCAAGGTGCTCGCCGACGTCAACGCCGTCCCGCCGCACGGCCTGGACGGAGTGCGGCCGCAGGACGACGGAGTCGAGGTCGCGCCGCGTGTCCTGGCGATCGGCGCCATGACGGTCGGTGAGACGAAGTTCAAGGTCGAGTCGACCCTGCTCAAGGATCTCCTGACGGCGGAGGGGCCGCCCGTCATCGACCTGGAGGCGGCGCGGCGGCGGGCGATCGATCTCCTGGCCTCGACATAG
- a CDS encoding ATP-grasp domain-containing protein, which yields MSAAAGPVRVLSLRRDCGRARGIVSLARAALDLDWSGLVYSGGLENRPALLRRLGRRGPIFGNGSTVVAAVRDPARFFSFLRRAAIPHPPTFTGRGCSSCPSGTPCLWKPVRSGGGVRVRRALPDEPCPRGFYRQVFLRGTPGSAAFVADGTRAVILGVTRQLAGFRALGGDGFRYGGNIAGPGGRLLSRKARFVLAEAVGGITRHFGLRGLNGVDFILSNGTPHILEINPRYTASMELFEELSGSSLFDLHLEALERGRLPRHPLKARRFLAKGILYATGRLVWPWSERLRGMDVRDRPMQGETIETGHPVCTLVVTGGSPAECRRRLAAEAVRLRRACSRTVLR from the coding sequence GTGTCGGCGGCGGCCGGTCCGGTGCGCGTCCTGTCCCTGCGGCGCGACTGCGGCCGGGCCCGCGGTATCGTGTCCCTCGCCCGCGCCGCGCTCGATCTCGACTGGAGCGGCCTCGTCTACTCGGGCGGTCTCGAGAACCGTCCGGCCCTGCTGCGCCGGCTGGGGCGCCGCGGGCCGATCTTCGGCAACGGCTCGACGGTCGTCGCCGCGGTGCGCGATCCCGCCCGGTTCTTCTCGTTCCTGCGGCGCGCCGCGATCCCGCACCCGCCGACATTCACGGGCCGCGGTTGCTCGTCCTGCCCGTCCGGCACACCCTGTCTGTGGAAGCCGGTCCGATCGGGGGGCGGGGTCCGGGTCAGGCGGGCGCTCCCGGACGAGCCGTGCCCGCGCGGTTTCTACCGGCAGGTCTTCCTGCGCGGGACACCCGGCTCGGCCGCCTTCGTGGCCGACGGGACACGCGCCGTGATCCTGGGCGTGACCCGCCAGCTCGCCGGCTTCCGCGCGCTGGGTGGCGACGGATTCCGCTACGGCGGAAACATCGCCGGACCGGGCGGCCGTCTGCTGTCAAGGAAGGCCCGATTCGTCCTGGCGGAGGCGGTCGGCGGGATCACGCGCCACTTCGGGTTGCGCGGCCTGAACGGCGTGGATTTCATCCTCTCGAACGGAACGCCGCACATCCTCGAGATCAATCCGCGCTACACCGCGTCCATGGAGCTCTTCGAAGAGCTCTCGGGATCGAGCCTGTTCGACCTGCACCTCGAGGCGCTGGAACGCGGACGGCTGCCCCGGCACCCTCTCAAGGCGCGGCGCTTCCTGGCCAAGGGGATTCTCTACGCCACCGGCCGGCTGGTGTGGCCCTGGTCCGAGCGGCTGCGCGGGATGGACGTGCGCGATCGTCCGATGCAGGGGGAGACGATCGAGACGGGCCATCCCGTCTGCACCCTCGTCGTCACCGGCGGCTCGCCCGCGGAGTGCCGGCGCCGGCTCGCGGCGGAGGCCGTGCGTCTGCGCCGGGCGTGCTCCCGCACTGTGCTACGATAG
- a CDS encoding DUF948 domain-containing protein, which produces MMATWQIVAVVLLAVLVGAVVPVLLQLRRTLQSAEHVLNNTGPKLDRTLDEVGEAAARINRLGKSLEKDAEGLGVFTDAAAGLGRSLKQAQESLRVMTAVGAAVGPAIAAGLRALFAPAGGDDARSRPAEDGGVASDAPGDGRPMEGGALSRPGEESIGHE; this is translated from the coding sequence ATGATGGCAACCTGGCAGATCGTCGCGGTGGTCCTCCTGGCGGTGCTCGTGGGGGCCGTGGTCCCGGTGCTGCTCCAGCTGCGCAGGACCCTGCAGAGCGCCGAGCACGTCCTCAACAACACCGGACCGAAGCTGGATCGCACGCTGGACGAGGTCGGGGAGGCGGCGGCCCGCATCAATCGTCTCGGCAAGAGCCTGGAGAAGGACGCGGAAGGGCTCGGGGTGTTCACCGACGCGGCGGCCGGTCTCGGCCGCTCCCTGAAGCAGGCCCAGGAATCCCTGCGGGTCATGACGGCCGTGGGCGCGGCCGTGGGCCCGGCGATCGCCGCGGGTCTGCGGGCCCTGTTCGCGCCCGCAGGCGGCGACGATGCGCGTTCGAGGCCTGCGGAGGACGGGGGCGTGGCGTCCGACGCTCCAGGCGACGGCCGGCCGATGGAGGGCGGCGCCTTGTCGCGGCCCGGGGAGGAGTCGATCGGTCATGAATGA
- a CDS encoding YtxH domain-containing protein, with protein sequence MNDSRGSSTTGLVLAFLAGAVSGAVVALLTAPRSGRETRDRIKDLTRDAAGKTVRVPPALNGAYSRAAEAARRAFVEAFEPRAQDRGAPPGRSGH encoded by the coding sequence ATGAATGACTCCCGCGGCAGCTCAACGACCGGACTCGTCCTGGCGTTCCTGGCGGGCGCCGTGTCCGGGGCGGTCGTGGCGCTCCTGACCGCGCCACGTTCGGGGCGCGAGACCCGCGACCGCATCAAGGATCTCACCCGCGACGCGGCCGGCAAGACCGTCCGGGTCCCGCCGGCCCTGAACGGCGCCTACTCCCGCGCGGCCGAGGCGGCGCGCCGGGCGTTCGTCGAGGCGTTCGAGCCCAGGGCTCAGGACAGGGGCGCGCCGCCCGGCCGCAGCGGTCACTGA
- a CDS encoding SDR family oxidoreductase produces the protein MTTTRTALVTGGTRGIGKAIALRLARDGFRVALNYARDRGGAALAIEEVKTIAPSAVALQADVTRPEECGRLMEDAARVLGPLDVLVNNVGPFFERPLAETSDAEWRQMIDGNLGSAFWCSRAVLPSMRARRTGSIVNVSALNAEVSPGMTHEAPAYFVAKTALVMLTRSMARSEGIHNIRVNAVSPGFIETEGYADWDPVEQARWRAHIPLGRFGKPDEVAEAVAFLVSERAGYVSGSVLHVHGGLWV, from the coding sequence GTGACCACGACCCGGACGGCCCTGGTGACGGGAGGGACGCGCGGCATCGGCAAGGCGATCGCGCTGCGCCTGGCGCGCGACGGGTTCCGCGTCGCTCTGAACTATGCGCGCGACCGCGGCGGCGCGGCCCTGGCGATCGAAGAGGTGAAGACGATCGCGCCGTCTGCGGTTGCCCTGCAGGCGGACGTGACCCGCCCCGAGGAATGCGGGCGGCTGATGGAGGACGCGGCGCGGGTCCTCGGCCCGCTCGACGTGCTGGTGAACAACGTCGGGCCGTTCTTCGAGCGCCCGCTCGCGGAGACCAGCGACGCCGAGTGGCGGCAGATGATCGACGGCAACCTCGGGAGCGCCTTCTGGTGCTCGCGCGCCGTCCTGCCGTCGATGCGCGCCCGCCGCACGGGCTCGATCGTCAACGTGTCGGCCCTGAACGCCGAAGTCTCCCCCGGGATGACGCACGAGGCGCCGGCCTACTTCGTCGCCAAGACCGCGCTGGTGATGCTGACCCGGTCGATGGCCCGCTCCGAAGGGATCCACAACATCCGGGTCAATGCCGTGAGCCCCGGGTTCATCGAGACCGAGGGATACGCCGACTGGGATCCGGTCGAGCAGGCGCGCTGGCGGGCGCATATTCCGCTCGGGCGCTTCGGGAAGCCGGACGAGGTGGCCGAGGCGGTCGCGTTCCTCGTCTCCGAGAGGGCGGGGTACGTTTCCGGCTCGGTGCTGCACGTGCACGGTGGTCTATGGGTCTAG
- a CDS encoding DUF6513 domain-containing protein produces the protein MGLDGARRSVFVTGQLAREALKKTLAGCQGVEFTIEALRIKVAALMTTDYIESTLRLPPCDVVYLPGLCQADASTLAASFGVPFVKGPKDLRDLPAFFGQAAAAYRPDGEHALTILAEINDIHALTDDEIVRAAERYRRSGADLIDLGCSPEHPVQDAGRVVRLLKERGFRVSIDTFNQDEALSADAAGAEILLSLGSQNIGLAGRLKNAVPVVVPDQGQGLESLRRNLDEARRLGARRVIADPILDPIGFGFAASIRRYCEAREAFPGVEMLMGAGNLTELTEADSTGVNAVLLGVMSELGIGYVLTTEVVAWARGSVRELDCGRRMMHHAASRGTLPKGFDDRLVTTRDARLTRPTEPELREMHARLTDRNFRIETDGEAIFVFNSERFVKDTDVRAIFPRLGLEDDASHSFYMGRELMKADLARRLGKKYIQGEPLHWGYLTYVEDEGGEHARTRRAPARPRRDAAPKRAAGR, from the coding sequence ATGGGTCTAGACGGCGCCCGACGCTCCGTCTTCGTCACGGGACAGCTCGCCAGAGAGGCCCTCAAGAAGACGCTGGCCGGCTGCCAGGGTGTCGAGTTCACGATCGAGGCGCTCCGGATCAAGGTGGCCGCACTGATGACGACCGACTACATCGAGTCGACCCTGAGACTGCCGCCCTGTGACGTGGTGTACCTCCCCGGGCTGTGCCAGGCGGACGCATCGACCCTCGCCGCATCGTTCGGAGTGCCGTTCGTGAAGGGACCCAAGGACCTCCGGGATCTGCCGGCCTTCTTCGGGCAGGCGGCGGCCGCCTACCGCCCGGACGGGGAGCACGCGCTGACGATCCTGGCCGAGATCAACGACATTCACGCGCTCACGGACGACGAGATCGTGCGGGCGGCCGAACGCTACCGGCGCTCCGGCGCCGACCTCATCGATCTCGGCTGCTCGCCCGAGCATCCGGTGCAGGACGCCGGCCGGGTCGTGCGCCTCCTGAAGGAGCGCGGCTTCAGGGTCAGCATCGACACCTTCAACCAGGACGAGGCGCTCTCCGCCGACGCCGCCGGCGCCGAAATCCTCCTGAGTCTCGGCTCGCAGAACATCGGACTGGCCGGCCGCCTCAAAAACGCCGTGCCGGTCGTCGTCCCGGACCAGGGCCAGGGGCTCGAGTCGCTGCGCCGGAACCTGGACGAGGCCCGCAGGCTCGGAGCGCGGCGCGTCATCGCCGACCCGATCCTCGATCCGATCGGCTTCGGATTCGCGGCCTCGATCCGCCGCTACTGCGAAGCGCGCGAGGCGTTCCCCGGCGTGGAGATGCTCATGGGGGCCGGCAACCTCACCGAGCTGACCGAGGCCGATTCGACGGGGGTCAATGCCGTCCTGCTCGGGGTGATGAGCGAGCTCGGCATCGGCTACGTCCTCACGACCGAGGTGGTCGCCTGGGCGCGCGGCTCCGTGCGCGAGCTCGACTGCGGCCGCCGCATGATGCACCACGCGGCGAGCCGGGGCACGCTTCCGAAGGGGTTCGACGACCGCCTGGTGACGACGCGCGACGCGCGGCTCACGCGGCCGACGGAGCCGGAGCTCAGGGAGATGCACGCCCGTCTCACCGATCGCAACTTCCGGATCGAAACCGACGGGGAGGCGATCTTCGTGTTCAACAGCGAGCGTTTCGTCAAGGACACGGACGTCCGCGCCATTTTCCCGCGTCTCGGACTCGAGGACGACGCCTCGCACTCTTTCTACATGGGGCGCGAGCTGATGAAGGCCGACCTGGCCCGACGTCTCGGGAAGAAGTACATCCAGGGGGAGCCGCTCCACTGGGGCTACCTGACCTACGTCGAGGACGAGGGGGGCGAGCATGCCCGCACCCGTCGCGCGCCCGCCCGGCCGCGCCGGGATGCGGCGCCGAAGCGCGCCGCAGGGCGATGA
- the folB gene encoding dihydroneopterin aldolase, which yields MSGPDAAGGRSDRLALRDILCMCHIGVTEEERRERQRLEVDLELYADLEEAGRTGDLGRTIDYREVCESVRGHLENGRFHLVEAAARGVLDLVLSKFPVSRVVVRVRKFVLARVGHVEVQMERGR from the coding sequence ATGAGCGGACCCGACGCGGCGGGAGGGCGGTCCGATCGGCTGGCCCTGCGGGACATCCTCTGCATGTGCCACATCGGCGTCACCGAGGAGGAGCGCCGTGAGCGCCAGCGGCTCGAGGTCGACCTGGAGCTGTACGCCGACCTGGAGGAGGCCGGGAGGACCGGCGATCTGGGCAGGACGATCGACTACCGGGAGGTGTGCGAGTCGGTGCGCGGTCATCTCGAGAACGGGAGGTTCCACCTGGTCGAGGCGGCGGCGCGGGGCGTCCTCGACCTGGTCCTGTCGAAATTCCCCGTGAGCCGGGTGGTCGTGCGGGTGCGCAAGTTCGTGCTGGCGCGGGTCGGACACGTCGAGGTGCAGATGGAGCGCGGCCGGTGA
- a CDS encoding DUF447 domain-containing protein, with product MILETIVSTIDREGRPNFAPMGITLEGDAVVLRPFSTALTWKNLQEVEEGVVNFTDNVVLFARCAVGPFLPPHRDARKVRGAVLDDACFWKEFVVESRDLAGERGRFSGRVVSEGRLRDFVGFNRARHAVIEATILATRLHLLGRDRVLEEMSRLRPLVDKTAGPAESEAFEFLIEHARRWNDVR from the coding sequence GTGATCCTGGAGACGATCGTCTCGACGATCGATCGGGAGGGCCGCCCGAACTTCGCACCGATGGGGATCACGCTCGAGGGGGACGCGGTCGTGCTGCGGCCGTTCAGCACCGCGCTGACCTGGAAGAACCTGCAGGAGGTGGAGGAGGGCGTCGTCAACTTCACCGACAACGTCGTGCTGTTCGCGCGCTGCGCCGTGGGCCCCTTCCTGCCGCCGCACCGCGACGCCCGGAAGGTCCGCGGTGCCGTGCTCGACGACGCCTGCTTCTGGAAGGAGTTCGTCGTGGAGTCGAGGGATCTGGCCGGGGAGCGGGGGCGCTTCTCCGGCCGCGTGGTGTCCGAGGGGCGCCTGCGCGACTTCGTCGGGTTCAACCGCGCCCGCCACGCGGTGATCGAGGCGACGATCCTGGCGACCCGGCTGCACCTCCTCGGCCGGGATCGGGTGCTGGAGGAGATGTCACGGCTGCGACCGCTCGTCGACAAGACGGCCGGCCCCGCCGAGAGCGAGGCGTTCGAGTTCCTCATCGAGCACGCGCGGAGGTGGAACGATGTCCGTTGA
- a CDS encoding beta-ribofuranosylaminobenzene 5'-phosphate synthase family protein — protein MSVDVTSQARLHFGFLDLSGEQGRRFGGMGVSISEPRLRLRMEPAKKLSVEGDQAERVEILAARFFEAVDLRPEARIKVVQAIPEHVGLGSGTQLALAVAAGLSRLRRLDLSSEELCALMNRARRSGVGYHLFQKGGFVIEGGHAVADHRLGEAPPLLLRHDFPEDWRVVVAVPRPKETISGEAEEAAFSRLSQPSDQLADQISRIVLMRLLPALVERDLDAFGAALTQAQELVGSCFAAVQNGLFHPDAAPLIDRLKEAGARGVGQSSWGPAVYAFAADEKEEGRLLEVARRATPDGSAFAVRGWNRGAALVSS, from the coding sequence ATGTCCGTTGACGTCACGAGCCAGGCGCGGCTGCACTTCGGATTTCTCGATCTCTCGGGGGAGCAGGGGAGGCGGTTCGGCGGCATGGGGGTGTCGATCTCGGAGCCCCGCCTGCGCCTGAGGATGGAGCCGGCGAAGAAGCTCTCCGTCGAAGGGGACCAGGCGGAACGGGTCGAGATCCTGGCCGCGCGCTTCTTCGAAGCGGTCGATCTGCGCCCCGAGGCGCGCATCAAGGTCGTGCAGGCGATCCCCGAGCACGTCGGGCTCGGGTCCGGCACGCAGCTGGCGCTGGCGGTGGCCGCGGGGCTGAGCCGGCTTCGCCGCCTGGATCTGTCGTCCGAGGAGCTGTGCGCGCTGATGAACCGCGCCCGCCGCTCCGGCGTCGGCTACCACCTGTTCCAGAAGGGCGGTTTCGTCATCGAGGGCGGGCACGCGGTCGCGGACCACCGTCTCGGCGAAGCGCCTCCGCTCCTCCTGCGTCACGACTTTCCGGAGGATTGGCGCGTGGTCGTGGCGGTGCCCAGGCCCAAGGAGACGATCAGCGGCGAGGCGGAGGAGGCGGCCTTCTCGCGCCTCAGCCAGCCGTCCGATCAGCTGGCCGATCAGATCTCGCGCATCGTCCTGATGCGACTGCTGCCGGCGCTCGTCGAGCGCGACCTCGACGCGTTCGGCGCCGCATTGACGCAGGCGCAGGAGCTGGTCGGGTCGTGCTTCGCGGCGGTGCAGAACGGTCTGTTCCATCCCGACGCGGCCCCCCTCATCGACCGCCTGAAGGAGGCCGGCGCCCGCGGCGTCGGCCAGTCCTCCTGGGGCCCGGCCGTGTACGCCTTCGCGGCGGACGAAAAGGAGGAGGGCCGGCTCCTCGAGGTCGCCCGGCGCGCCACGCCGGACGGGTCCGCGTTCGCGGTCCGCGGCTGGAACCGCGGAGCGGCGCTCGTGTCGTCCTGA